The genomic region TCCCTGGCATTAGAGGCGTATCGCGAGCAGCGCTTGGGCGAGCAGCACGCCGCGAGCATTCGTGGGCTGTTGTCATTCGTACCGGTGTTGGGCGTGGGTATCAGCTTGTATGAAATGCTGCTCGCGGCGCGGCGCTATCATTTCAGCGGCGATGCCCATGACGCCGTGGATGTAGCGTTCCTTACCCTGATGGCGTTTCTCGATGTGTTGTCGTCCTTTGGTCCTGCCCCCAAGGGCACGCGTGTTGCGCGGGCCTCCCTGTCGCATTTGCATCGTCACCATGGGTTCGCCAGTGGCGTACTCGCCGGCCTGAAAGTGTCGCCTGGCAAACCGCTCAGCCTGCTGAGCCATTTCAAATCCTTGAACAGTCTGGAGGGCGCCGTTGAGTTGAAGTGGCCGGAAGGCAAGGGGCGGTATGTGAAGAATGGCCAGCAGATGGTTACCGAGGGCCAAGAGGCCTACTCGGTGTATCAACGTAAGAATGAATCGGCGCTGCGCCTGAAAGTAACGCAGGGCGATGGACAAGATGAGTTGCTCTTGAACATCGACCAGCCCAGGGAATGGTTGCTGGGGGCCGATGCGCCGCAACCGGGACCCAGTTCGGGCGTGCTCAACCCGTGGCGCGGGCAGGCAGAGACGGTGCAGGACTGGCAACCACCGATTGTGCGTACTGCTACGCAAACCAGAATTGTGCAATCAAGCTCAACGGCTACCCATTGGCAAAATTGGCGCATCCCACCCGGGGAAGTGGGGCAAATATCGCGGTCTCCGTCTGCCGGGGTGTTTTACATTGATCCGGATGCCCGAGGTTTTCCCCACAATGTCATCCGAGTGGCACCTGCCAATACCCAACTGATGTATCCGGTGAGCAGCTATTACAGAATGCTCCCCGAGGGCAACCGGGCTCCGCTGCAGGGCATCCAGTTTATCCACAGGAACGAGCCGCTGGTTTCGTTGGCCCGCGCTGATATTGAGCGTTGGACGATTACGCAAACGCTTGAGCAGCCTGTTCCGGTAACCCATGTTCAAGCCAGTGAATGGCGGTTCCATGCCCCCCTGTTCGACAGGCCTTTGACGGACTATGTGGGCACGGCGTTCCCCACCATGACACCCCAAAGCCGGGAGTTCACCGTCGCAAGGTTGATTGAGTTATCAGGCCCAGAGCGCCCTGCAACGGCCACCCATCTGCTCAACCTGCGAGCGGCGATCGACGATTGGATACCCCAGCCCCCTGCGCGGCCTGGCCAGACGGATGACTTGCTGCGGATGTTGCGCCCTCACGACCTGGGCGAGGCGTACATACACATCGGTTTCGATGGTAAAGCGCCTGGTTTCACGCGCGTAGACTTCACTCCGCCTGTCCCTTTAGAGGCCAGGCTCCAGAGAGATAAGCACCTGGTTGCAGCTCGACAGGCTACGCAACGAGTGGCAATCCGCAGAGTACTCAATGATCAGGGTTTCACTGTACGGGAGCTCCCGGTAGGACGCGACGGGGCAGGTGTGATACCGGACTTGATCGCAACCCATCCCAATTCTCCAAACCGACTGTACTACGTGGCATATCAGTGGCTTGAGAAGGGGAGCATCAGGATGTTGAGCAAGTTCAAGGAGCGTTGGCTGCGCAAAAGTGCGACAGCAGACGCCGAGGTTAAACTTGCGCTGGAGGAAGGGCGCCTGGTTCCCATCATGTCCGGCATTCAATGGCCAGTCTTTGGACGGGTGCCTGCCAGTGTTTACTTCATCAAATTGACTACTGTCCCTTAAGCAGCGACGCCACACCGGCACCGCCGAACAGTGTGGCGCTCACCCGGTTGAACCAGCTTTGGCCCTTGCCGCTGCGCAGATACCGCGCGGCGCCATGGGCGCCCAGGCCGTAAGCCAGCTTGCACAGCAGGTCGAGCACGGCCCAGGTGGCAATCATGACCAGCAGCTGTGGAAAGAACGCTTGCTGACTGTTGAGAAATTGCGGCAGGAAGGCGGCAAAAAACAGGATGTCCTTGGGGTTGCTGGCACCCAACACAAAAGCCCGGCCAAACAGAGCGCCAAAGCGTGGCACTGCCGGCGCCTGCGGGGACTGCGCCACGTGGGCCGGTTGCCGCGCCTGCTGCCAGCTCTGCCAGGCAAGATAGAACAGGTACAGTGCGCCGACGATTTTCAACGCGCTGAACCACTGCTCCGACGCCAGCAACAGCGCGCCCAGGCCCAAGGCCGAGGCGCTCAGCAGGCAGATCGAGGCAAACACGCCGCCCAGAAACGCCGGGTATGAACGGCGCAGGCCGTAGTTGAGGCTGTTGCTGATCATCAGCAGCGACAGCGGGCCGGGGATCAGGATCACAATCAATGCAGCGCCGCTGAACAGCAGCCAGGTTTCCAGGGTCATTCACAGTCCTCCATTGGTGCAAAAGCCTCACCCGGAGGTGAGGCGATTTTTTCAGCTATTCCCGGCCTACAGGAAGATGAACTTGGCGATAAAGATCACGCACAGTACCCACAGGCTGACGGAAATCTCGCGGTACTTGCCGGTGCCAGCCTTGAGCGCCACATAAGTGATAAAGCCCAGGGCGATCCCATCGGCGACCGAGAACGTCAGCGGCATCATGATCGCGGTGACGATCGCCGGGATGCTGTCAGTGGCTTCATCCCAATTGATATGGGCCATGCTCGCCATCATCAGCATCGCGACGTAGATCAGCGCGCCGGCGGTGGCATAAGCTGGAATCATGCCAGCCAGCGGTGCGAAGAACATCGCCGCCACAAACAGCACGCCCACGGTCACCGCGGTCAAGCCGGTACGACCTCCTGCAGCAACACCCGCAGCACTTTCCACATAGCTGGTCACCGGCGGTACGCCGACCATGGCGCCAAACACGCTGGACGCACTGTCGGCTTTCAATGCGCGCGACAGGTTATCGATCTTGCCATCGGCATTCACCAGCCCGGCACGTTGGGCGACGCCCATCAGTGTACCGGCGGTATCAAACATGTGTACAAAAAGAAATGCAAATACCACGCTGATCATGCTGACATTGAATACACCTTTGATGTCCATCGCCATCCAGGTGGGTGCCAGGCTCGGTGGCGTGGAAAGAATGCCGTTGTAGTGCACCAGGCCCAGGCCCCAACCGGCCAGGGTCACGACGATGATGCTGATCAGGATCGCGCCGAATACCCGGTGGTAACTGAGAATGGCGATCAGCAGGAAACACACCGCCGCCAGCAGCGGTGCAGGTTCGTGCAGGGAGCCGAGCTTGATCAAGGTCGCTGGGCTGTCGACGATGATGCCCGCGGTTTTCAGACCGATCACCCCGAGGAACAAACCGACGCCTGCGCCCATGGCATGACGCAGACTCACCGGAATGCTATTAAGCAGCCATTCGCGCACCCGCGACAGTGTCAGGCCCATGAACAGCACGCCGGAAATGAACACCGCGCCCAGTGCGGTTTCCCAGGTGTAGCCCATAGTGCCGACGACGGTGTAGGTGAAAAACGCGTTCAAGCCCATCCCCGGCGCCAGGCCCACCGGCCAGTTGGCGTACAAGCCCATCAACAGGCAACCCAGGGCGGCGGCGATGCAAGTGGCGACAAATGCCGCGCCGTGATCTATACCCGCATCGGCCATGATGTTGGGGTTGACGAAGATGATGTAGGCCATGGTGATAAAGGTTGTGAGGCCGGCGATCAGCTCGGTCTTCACTGTGGTGCCATGCAAGCGCAGTTTGAACAGGCGTTCCAGCCAACCACCTTGCGGCGCGGCGAGGTCAAGCGTAGGGGCTTCGGTTTTGCGGCTATCCACAGCGAGTACTCCTCAAGCGTTTTATTGTTATGTCCAGCGCCGGTTACCTTAAGTGGGCACAGCGCTTTGAGGTACTGGCGGGTTTTGTTGACTGAAAGGTCAGGAACTCGCACGAAACGAATTATGCTTTTGTATACAAATAAAGCAAATAATGTTTTCGATTGTCTGGGCGAAAGAAGATGAAAGGCGGATTTTCATGAAGCAGGAGCAATTTATTCGGTCCGTTACCTTGAAACAATCCTTCGACACCCGCACCTTATCGGCGCAAGCATTCGGTCAGAGCGCACCAGTGGCATAAGGGGAGCCCCATGTACAAG from Pseudomonas synxantha harbors:
- a CDS encoding LysE family translocator encodes the protein MTLETWLLFSGAALIVILIPGPLSLLMISNSLNYGLRRSYPAFLGGVFASICLLSASALGLGALLLASEQWFSALKIVGALYLFYLAWQSWQQARQPAHVAQSPQAPAVPRFGALFGRAFVLGASNPKDILFFAAFLPQFLNSQQAFFPQLLVMIATWAVLDLLCKLAYGLGAHGAARYLRSGKGQSWFNRVSATLFGGAGVASLLKGQ
- a CDS encoding NCS2 family permease, coding for MDSRKTEAPTLDLAAPQGGWLERLFKLRLHGTTVKTELIAGLTTFITMAYIIFVNPNIMADAGIDHGAAFVATCIAAALGCLLMGLYANWPVGLAPGMGLNAFFTYTVVGTMGYTWETALGAVFISGVLFMGLTLSRVREWLLNSIPVSLRHAMGAGVGLFLGVIGLKTAGIIVDSPATLIKLGSLHEPAPLLAAVCFLLIAILSYHRVFGAILISIIVVTLAGWGLGLVHYNGILSTPPSLAPTWMAMDIKGVFNVSMISVVFAFLFVHMFDTAGTLMGVAQRAGLVNADGKIDNLSRALKADSASSVFGAMVGVPPVTSYVESAAGVAAGGRTGLTAVTVGVLFVAAMFFAPLAGMIPAYATAGALIYVAMLMMASMAHINWDEATDSIPAIVTAIMMPLTFSVADGIALGFITYVALKAGTGKYREISVSLWVLCVIFIAKFIFL